From a region of the Pseudomonadaceae bacterium SI-3 genome:
- a CDS encoding response regulator codes for MSELKRILHVEDDPSIQAVVKVSLEAIGGYQVQSCSSGHQALEEVEAFAPQFVLLDVMMPGMGGPETLTRLSERIDLAQVPVVFMTAKVQPSEIEHLRKLGARDVIVKPFDPMRLASQIQAIWDASGK; via the coding sequence ATGAGCGAGCTGAAACGGATTCTGCATGTCGAGGACGATCCGTCCATCCAGGCTGTCGTCAAGGTCTCGCTGGAGGCGATCGGCGGCTATCAGGTGCAGTCCTGCTCGTCCGGCCACCAGGCGCTCGAAGAGGTGGAAGCCTTCGCCCCGCAGTTCGTCCTCTTGGATGTGATGATGCCTGGGATGGGTGGCCCCGAGACCCTCACCAGGCTTAGCGAGCGGATCGACCTGGCTCAGGTTCCGGTGGTGTTCATGACCGCAAAGGTCCAGCCAAGCGAGATTGAGCACCTGCGCAAGCTCGGCGCGCGCGATGTCATCGTTAAACCTTTCGATCCGATGCGCCTGGCCAGCCAGATCCAGGCAATCTGGGATGCCAGCGGCAAATAA
- a CDS encoding histidine kinase encodes MESSKSIPAPAPPRELSRLAALLRYEILDTPDESAFDDFTQLAAYICGTPIALISLVDDHRQWFKSRLGLDVSETPRELSFCTYTIEGQGLFEVEDAQRDARFCDNPLVTGTPNIRFYAGAPLTSPDGYNLGTLCVIDRQPRQLDEAQRGALVRLSRQIMRLFEERLQAHRYAEQAALQQALLNSAASAMLVTTADGRISGVNPTAERLFGYSEQMLIGHPLTSALFPQEALQRRASILGNALGEPIEPGFAVLTAPLLEGRREMREWRLQHRNGSGVPVLLNVSAIHDERELLRGYIVSAYDLAHQEHLQLRLQQIAAQVPGMLFQFCWRPDGNSSFPYLSEGVEDIYGLSAAEMEPSIGPVYARVHPGDREHVLASIRHAASTLTPWHFEHRIDHPRKGLIWVEARATPMRQPDGSVLWHGLVTDITERKAEQLELDKQQEMNRRLLEALSEAVVACDADCNLTLFNHTARRWHGLDAQQMPPEQWPAIYHLYHADGVTPMKPEEVPLMRALRGEHIRNLEMTIVLEGIPRYVLANADPMYASNGQQNGAVVVLHDITERKQIEILQRDFVSTVSHELRTPLTSITASLGLICGQVMGAVPEHLQELLDIAHQNSKRLSTLIDDLLDIDKLYAGKMRFELRTQPLQPLLEQVLRSNQGYAESHAVSIALGDCPAVSITVDAMRLEQVLSNLLSNAAKYSPSGETVAMSARLVAPQRVRVSICDEGPGITEAFRERIFSKFAQADSSDTRQQGGTGLGLAISKELIEHMDGEIGFDSTPGAGACFWFELPCHTLKGAAH; translated from the coding sequence ATGGAGTCATCGAAATCAATACCGGCACCCGCCCCGCCCCGCGAGCTGTCCAGACTCGCCGCGTTGCTGCGCTACGAGATTCTCGACACGCCTGACGAGTCTGCCTTTGACGATTTCACCCAACTGGCTGCCTATATCTGCGGCACCCCCATCGCGTTGATCTCGCTGGTCGACGACCATCGCCAGTGGTTCAAGAGCCGCCTCGGCCTCGATGTCAGCGAAACCCCGCGAGAGCTGTCGTTCTGCACCTATACCATCGAAGGCCAGGGCCTCTTTGAAGTCGAGGATGCACAGCGGGATGCGCGTTTTTGTGACAACCCGCTGGTCACCGGCACCCCGAACATCCGTTTCTATGCCGGGGCGCCGCTGACCTCGCCGGACGGCTACAACCTCGGCACTCTCTGCGTCATCGACCGGCAGCCGCGACAGCTCGACGAAGCGCAACGCGGCGCACTGGTAAGGCTCAGTCGGCAGATCATGCGACTGTTCGAAGAGCGCCTTCAGGCCCACCGCTATGCCGAGCAAGCCGCGCTGCAGCAGGCCTTGCTCAACAGCGCCGCAAGCGCGATGCTGGTGACGACAGCCGACGGACGCATATCGGGTGTCAACCCCACCGCCGAGCGTCTGTTCGGCTATTCCGAGCAGATGCTGATCGGACACCCGCTGACTTCAGCACTGTTTCCGCAGGAAGCGCTGCAGCGCCGCGCATCCATTCTCGGCAATGCGCTTGGCGAACCCATCGAGCCGGGATTCGCCGTGCTCACCGCACCGCTGCTCGAAGGCAGACGCGAAATGCGCGAGTGGCGTCTGCAGCATCGCAACGGCAGTGGCGTTCCGGTGCTCCTGAATGTCTCGGCGATCCACGATGAGCGCGAGCTGTTGCGCGGCTACATCGTCAGCGCCTATGACCTGGCCCACCAGGAACACCTTCAGCTGCGCCTGCAGCAGATCGCGGCGCAAGTGCCCGGCATGCTGTTCCAGTTCTGCTGGAGACCCGATGGCAACAGTTCGTTCCCGTACCTCAGTGAGGGCGTCGAGGACATCTACGGCCTGAGCGCTGCCGAAATGGAGCCCAGTATCGGGCCGGTTTACGCCCGCGTGCACCCTGGCGACCGCGAGCATGTGCTGGCGAGCATCCGACATGCCGCCTCGACTCTCACCCCGTGGCACTTCGAACACCGAATCGACCACCCTCGCAAGGGCCTGATCTGGGTGGAAGCCCGCGCCACGCCCATGCGTCAACCGGACGGTTCGGTGCTTTGGCACGGGCTGGTGACGGATATCACCGAGCGCAAGGCCGAGCAGTTGGAGCTGGACAAGCAGCAGGAAATGAATCGACGCCTGCTTGAAGCATTGTCCGAAGCGGTGGTGGCCTGCGACGCCGACTGCAACCTCACCTTGTTCAACCACACTGCCCGCCGCTGGCACGGGCTCGATGCTCAGCAAATGCCGCCGGAACAATGGCCGGCCATCTATCACCTCTATCATGCCGACGGCGTCACGCCGATGAAGCCTGAGGAAGTTCCGCTGATGCGCGCCTTACGCGGCGAGCATATCCGCAACTTAGAGATGACCATCGTGCTGGAGGGCATCCCCCGCTACGTGCTGGCCAACGCCGATCCGATGTACGCCTCGAACGGTCAGCAGAACGGTGCGGTGGTCGTGCTGCACGACATCACCGAGCGCAAGCAGATCGAGATCCTGCAGCGGGACTTCGTCTCGACCGTCAGCCATGAGTTGCGCACACCTCTGACCTCCATTACGGCCTCGCTCGGACTGATTTGTGGCCAGGTCATGGGCGCGGTGCCCGAACATTTGCAGGAGCTTCTGGACATCGCTCACCAGAACAGCAAACGGTTGAGCACACTGATCGATGACCTGTTGGACATCGACAAGCTGTACGCCGGCAAGATGCGTTTCGAGTTGCGGACGCAGCCCTTGCAACCCTTGCTTGAGCAGGTATTGCGCAGCAATCAGGGTTATGCAGAAAGCCATGCGGTGAGCATCGCGCTGGGTGATTGCCCTGCCGTGTCGATCACCGTCGATGCGATGCGCCTGGAACAGGTGCTGAGCAACCTGCTATCCAACGCCGCGAAGTATTCCCCGTCTGGTGAAACCGTCGCCATGAGCGCCCGACTGGTCGCCCCGCAACGGGTCCGAGTGAGCATCTGCGACGAGGGGCCCGGCATCACAGAAGCCTTCCGTGAACGAATTTTCAGCAAGTTCGCCCAGGCCGATTCGTCCGATACGCGGCAGCAAGGCGGTACCGGACTGGGCCTGGCTATCAGCAAGGAGCTGATTGAGCACATGGATGGCGAGATCGGCTTCGACTCGACGCCCGGCGCCGGGGCCTGCTTTTGGTTCGAGTTGCCCTGCCATACACTAAAAGGGGCCGCCCATTGA
- a CDS encoding diguanylate cyclase gives MNEGANEALQRQLQALNEKFAERLSEELEALEQYAEQLHSVREHEQRRQLMLALLERLHRLAGTAGTFGFTTLGEQSRLLERRAERWLEAAKPSGQALSAFVRAVQQMAATGRAGGAGPHPELHSGASDALPAGCRIYLLESDFEAGQNMCQTLGNFGYEVLLFPEISLLQSAVQGQLPDALIVSQHDGELAAVSALQQSLEVPLPLQVIGHRADFGSQLAAVRAGAKGFFVRPVDITQLENSLENILNLQLNEPYRVLIIDDDDDLSARYSLVLRNSQMIVRTLSDPSQLFEVMREFDPEMVLLDMNMPDFTGIELAQMIRLNDEWLRVPIIYLSAETDINRQMAALLKAGDDFITKPISDTALTAAVFSRVQRARALSMALSRDSLTGLLKHADIKEQVALEVERAQRSGKPTSVVMLDLDHFKQVNDQYGHAAGDNVIRSLANLMRQRLRRIDSIGRYGGEEFVAVLPDCPAEQAKRIFDEIRLRFAALSFHAGARTFSVSLSAGISETDGHAGAGAMLELADQALYAAKHNGRNQVQTA, from the coding sequence ATGAATGAGGGCGCTAACGAAGCGCTGCAACGCCAACTGCAGGCACTCAACGAAAAGTTTGCTGAACGCTTGAGCGAGGAACTGGAGGCGCTCGAGCAATACGCCGAGCAGCTACATTCGGTTCGCGAGCATGAACAGCGACGCCAGCTGATGCTCGCCCTGCTTGAACGGCTGCACCGTCTGGCAGGTACAGCGGGCACCTTTGGTTTCACCACGCTGGGCGAGCAGTCGCGGTTGCTCGAACGACGCGCAGAGCGGTGGCTGGAGGCGGCCAAGCCCAGCGGCCAGGCGCTTTCTGCGTTTGTCCGGGCGGTCCAGCAGATGGCCGCCACCGGGCGCGCCGGGGGGGCCGGCCCGCATCCCGAGCTGCATAGCGGCGCGTCAGACGCGCTACCAGCCGGGTGCCGGATCTATCTCCTCGAAAGCGACTTCGAGGCCGGCCAGAACATGTGCCAGACCCTGGGTAACTTCGGTTACGAAGTGCTGCTGTTTCCTGAAATCTCGCTGTTGCAAAGCGCTGTCCAGGGGCAGCTGCCCGACGCCCTGATCGTCAGCCAGCACGATGGCGAACTGGCTGCCGTCAGTGCACTCCAGCAGAGCCTGGAGGTGCCGTTGCCGCTGCAGGTTATTGGTCACCGAGCTGATTTCGGCAGTCAGCTGGCGGCTGTGCGAGCCGGGGCTAAAGGCTTTTTCGTCCGGCCAGTGGATATCACCCAGCTTGAGAACAGCCTGGAAAATATCCTCAACCTGCAGCTGAACGAGCCATACCGGGTGCTGATTATCGATGACGATGACGACCTCTCAGCGCGTTACAGCTTGGTGCTGCGTAACTCGCAGATGATTGTGCGGACCTTGAGCGACCCCAGTCAGCTGTTCGAGGTGATGCGCGAATTCGATCCGGAAATGGTCCTGCTCGACATGAACATGCCGGACTTCACCGGAATCGAGCTGGCGCAGATGATTCGCCTGAATGACGAGTGGCTGCGGGTGCCCATCATCTACCTGTCGGCTGAAACCGACATCAACCGGCAGATGGCCGCCCTGCTCAAGGCCGGCGATGATTTCATCACCAAACCCATCAGTGACACCGCACTGACCGCCGCCGTGTTCTCCCGCGTGCAGCGCGCGCGCGCGCTGAGCATGGCATTGTCGCGTGACAGCCTCACCGGTCTGCTCAAGCACGCCGATATCAAGGAACAGGTCGCGCTGGAAGTGGAACGCGCGCAACGCAGCGGCAAACCCACCAGCGTGGTGATGCTCGACCTCGACCACTTCAAGCAGGTCAACGACCAGTATGGGCATGCTGCAGGGGACAACGTCATCCGCTCACTGGCCAACCTGATGCGCCAACGGCTGCGCCGCATCGACAGCATTGGCCGTTACGGTGGCGAGGAGTTCGTCGCGGTATTGCCGGACTGCCCGGCGGAACAGGCCAAGCGGATTTTCGACGAGATCCGCCTGCGTTTCGCCGCCTTGAGCTTCCACGCCGGCGCGCGCACCTTCAGCGTGTCGCTCAGCGCCGGGATCAGCGAGACCGATGGCCACGCCGGCGCGGGCGCCATGCTCGAACTGGCCGACCAGGCGCTTTATGCCGCCAAGCATAACGGTCGCAACCAGGTGCAGACCGCCTGA
- a CDS encoding histidine kinase, translating into MPARTLISWHWLAFLIAFILLVALGWQGKQTQQQILATNLSVSHSLEIITATQYMLTSLQDIETGARGFVLTGDSSYLESYELGLRQIEAHRRGLQRLLEDRAFPDQGWFEQLDRNIAERLMIAADNIQARRVVGLQAAAERLHQAGGKLIMDRLRALLDAVERRERKQLAAANQAVADTIAQSRRLALIGSLLVAALSLAAFWAIRRNLQIRQALAIKAQAGEARLGALLQAIPDNLYAIDGQRRITALSQGSAVQAPASEAIEPLLLGLLPHVDNSLQLRQTTWCEMSRQRTFEVRLVPTGLGDHLAIARDVTELQRSRDTLEDQKVFLRRVVDTDENLIFVRDELGRFLLCNSAFTALLDARPEAIEGRRAEEIAGAERLLPLLQGEGDLLCGSGELRITEIGLTDTYGQERWLQVVKRPMTMPSGACYVVTVAVDMSLRRRMEQMKTEFISTVSHELRTPLTAIRGALGMLVGGVAGHIEEGARPLLDIAHKNSERLVRLINDILDIEKLEAGRLPFHFSRCDVQALTEQALADLKPYADEYGVRLTLTLPDGPLQAEGNLDPDRFTQVMANLLSNAIKHSPAGGVVSVDLRLHGGSLEIGVQDQGQGIPAEFRSRIFERFAQADSSDARKRGGTGLGLAITRSLVQQMHGRIGFDSQEGQGTRFWLRLPVASTQPINPPTAAQALPTAGTSRPAERILVLEPDAPAAEQLAAALQQHGYATLIAETAAKAREMLAEFSIQALTLSPALSDEDSIAFLQNLRSQTAYRHLPVLIVSLQPQRRDNDDGALRGGAVGVIDWLHKPVDPSRVMDVVRACLRNNGVRPRILHVEDDEDLRTLLARLVEPLEIDLLGAPTLSEARQLIDEHRFDLAIIDLMLPDGDGSELFDQLAQSVPPPPVIIFSALDSPVHDSRLALRQLVKSRHDGDELAALIQQLLQQWPPGHTPVSEEVNP; encoded by the coding sequence TTGCCCGCAAGAACCCTGATCAGCTGGCATTGGCTCGCATTCCTGATCGCCTTCATCCTGCTAGTCGCACTGGGCTGGCAAGGCAAGCAAACCCAGCAACAGATTCTGGCGACCAATCTGTCGGTCAGTCATAGCCTGGAAATCATCACCGCAACCCAATACATGCTGACGTCGCTGCAAGACATCGAAACCGGTGCCCGCGGTTTCGTTTTGACCGGTGATTCCAGCTATCTCGAATCCTACGAACTCGGCCTACGGCAGATCGAAGCGCACCGTCGTGGGCTGCAACGGCTGCTGGAAGACCGGGCGTTTCCCGACCAGGGTTGGTTCGAGCAGCTCGACCGCAATATTGCCGAGCGCCTGATGATTGCCGCCGACAACATCCAGGCACGCCGGGTTGTCGGCTTGCAAGCGGCAGCCGAACGCCTGCACCAGGCCGGCGGCAAGCTGATCATGGATCGACTGCGGGCCTTGCTGGATGCGGTCGAGCGACGGGAGCGCAAGCAGCTCGCCGCCGCCAACCAGGCCGTGGCCGACACCATCGCGCAAAGCCGCAGACTGGCACTGATCGGCAGCCTGCTGGTGGCAGCGTTGTCTTTGGCCGCGTTTTGGGCCATCCGCCGCAACCTGCAGATTCGCCAGGCCCTGGCGATCAAGGCGCAAGCTGGCGAAGCTCGTCTGGGCGCCCTGCTGCAGGCGATTCCCGACAACCTGTACGCCATTGATGGTCAGCGCCGGATCACCGCCCTGTCCCAAGGAAGCGCGGTTCAGGCTCCGGCGTCCGAAGCCATCGAGCCGCTGCTGCTGGGGCTGCTTCCCCATGTCGATAACTCGTTACAACTGCGCCAGACCACCTGGTGCGAGATGAGCCGGCAGCGGACCTTCGAGGTTCGTCTGGTGCCTACCGGCCTCGGTGATCACCTGGCGATTGCCCGTGACGTGACCGAGCTGCAACGGAGCCGCGACACGCTCGAGGACCAGAAAGTTTTCCTGCGGCGGGTCGTCGATACCGATGAGAACCTGATCTTCGTGCGCGACGAGCTGGGCCGCTTTCTGTTGTGCAACAGTGCCTTCACCGCACTGCTCGACGCTCGGCCCGAAGCCATCGAAGGCCGCCGGGCCGAGGAAATCGCCGGGGCGGAACGGCTATTGCCTCTGTTGCAGGGCGAAGGCGACCTGCTGTGTGGCAGTGGCGAACTGCGCATTACCGAGATCGGTCTTACCGATACATACGGTCAGGAGCGCTGGCTACAGGTGGTCAAGCGTCCCATGACCATGCCCAGCGGCGCCTGTTATGTCGTGACCGTTGCGGTCGATATGTCGCTCAGACGACGCATGGAGCAGATGAAGACCGAGTTCATCTCCACCGTCAGCCATGAACTGCGAACCCCGCTGACCGCCATCCGTGGCGCGCTGGGCATGCTGGTCGGGGGCGTCGCAGGCCACATCGAAGAGGGCGCCCGACCACTTCTGGACATCGCGCACAAGAACAGCGAGCGGCTGGTGCGCCTGATCAACGACATCCTCGACATTGAAAAGCTCGAAGCCGGGCGCTTGCCGTTCCACTTCAGCCGCTGCGATGTCCAGGCGCTGACCGAACAGGCATTGGCCGACCTCAAGCCATACGCCGATGAATACGGCGTCCGCCTGACGCTTACGCTGCCCGACGGCCCCCTCCAGGCCGAGGGCAATCTCGACCCGGATCGGTTCACCCAGGTGATGGCCAATCTGCTGTCCAACGCGATCAAACATTCGCCGGCTGGTGGCGTGGTCAGCGTCGACCTGCGCCTCCACGGCGGCAGCCTGGAGATCGGCGTTCAGGACCAGGGCCAGGGTATTCCGGCAGAGTTTCGCTCACGGATATTCGAACGCTTCGCCCAGGCTGACTCATCCGATGCGCGTAAGCGTGGCGGCACTGGACTGGGCCTGGCGATCACCCGTTCGTTGGTCCAGCAGATGCACGGGCGGATCGGTTTCGACTCTCAGGAAGGCCAGGGCACGCGCTTCTGGCTGCGCCTGCCGGTCGCATCTACACAGCCCATCAATCCACCAACCGCCGCGCAAGCGCTGCCGACAGCGGGCACCAGTCGGCCGGCGGAGCGCATTCTCGTACTCGAGCCCGACGCGCCTGCCGCAGAACAGCTCGCCGCCGCGCTGCAGCAACATGGCTACGCCACGCTGATTGCCGAAACGGCAGCCAAAGCACGCGAGATGCTGGCTGAGTTCAGCATTCAGGCGCTCACTCTGAGCCCTGCGCTGAGCGACGAAGACAGCATTGCGTTTCTACAGAACCTGCGCAGCCAGACCGCTTACCGTCATCTGCCGGTGCTGATCGTCAGCCTCCAGCCACAACGCCGCGACAATGACGACGGGGCCCTGCGCGGCGGCGCGGTCGGCGTAATCGACTGGTTGCACAAGCCGGTTGACCCGTCGCGGGTCATGGATGTGGTGCGCGCATGCCTCAGGAACAACGGAGTCCGCCCGCGCATCCTTCACGTTGAAGACGATGAGGATCTGCGCACCCTGCTCGCCAGGCTGGTCGAGCCATTGGAGATCGATCTCCTTGGTGCGCCCACCCTGAGCGAGGCGCGTCAACTGATCGACGAGCACCGCTTTGACCTGGCGATCATCGACTTGATGCTGCCCGACGGGGACGGCAGCGAGCTGTTCGACCAGTTGGCTCAGAGCGTGCCGCCACCGCCCGTAATCATATTCTCCGCGCTGGATTCGCCGGTGCACGACAGCCGCCTGGCCCTACGCCAGCTGGTCAAGTCGCGCCATGACGGCGACGAACTCGCTGCGCTGATTCAGCAGCTGCTCCAGCAATGGCCGCCCGGCCATACCCCGGTTTCAGAAGAGGTCAACCCATGA
- a CDS encoding DNA-binding response regulator encodes MSDSTSQRILMVEDEEDIAFLIRFMLERHGFTVDHAADGRQAIEKITSSSPPDLTLMDIMLPYHDGLELIERLRAQPGWESVPVLMLTAKAREVDIVRALELGADDYVTKPFQPEELLARIRRLLRRPR; translated from the coding sequence ATGAGCGACTCCACTAGCCAGCGCATTTTGATGGTTGAGGACGAGGAGGACATCGCGTTCCTCATTCGCTTCATGCTCGAGCGGCACGGATTTACCGTGGATCACGCGGCAGACGGCCGTCAGGCCATCGAAAAGATCACCTCATCGAGCCCACCTGATCTGACCCTGATGGACATCATGCTGCCCTACCACGACGGGTTGGAGCTGATCGAGCGGCTGCGCGCACAACCTGGCTGGGAAAGCGTGCCGGTGCTGATGCTGACCGCCAAGGCACGTGAGGTGGATATTGTCCGGGCGCTGGAGCTGGGCGCCGACGACTACGTGACCAAGCCCTTCCAGCCGGAGGAACTGCTGGCGCGCATTCGTCGCCTGTTGCGGAGGCCACGATGA
- a CDS encoding glycosyl transferase, producing MTFDWLGWLQLGFILYFLLLNGMYLLLNVLSMASLTSYIRQRAEIGEIAPYLGVEPPVSVLMPAFNEETTIRTSVRSMLQLQYPEFEVVVINDGSKDNTLAVLIEEFELVPHPEPLRQAVAHQPVQAIYRSRRYANLRVIDKANGGKADALNAGINAARHGLFCGVDADSILQRDSLLRVVQPFLEDERTVAAGGTVRIANGSEVRGGFLIRAGLPSNWLARFQIVEYLRAFLFGRLGWSPMNAVLIISGAFGLFDKERVMAVGGYRTDTVGEDMELVVRLHRYHREKRIPYRIRYLPDPICWTECPEDLGTLGRQRSRWQRGLAESLSRHARLAFSLRGGTPGWLAWPFMTLFEWIGPLIELVGYGFMIGGFVMGVVSYAALAAFLLVAIGMGILLSVNGLLLETMSFRVYERRRDMLRLFLMAVLENFGYRQLNTLWRCRGLWQWFSRRKHHWGAMRRSGRWGQS from the coding sequence GTGACCTTCGATTGGCTCGGGTGGCTGCAGCTGGGTTTCATCCTCTATTTTCTGCTGCTCAACGGCATGTACCTGTTGCTCAACGTGCTGTCGATGGCCAGCCTGACGAGTTATATCCGACAGCGCGCCGAAATTGGTGAGATCGCCCCCTATCTCGGCGTCGAGCCTCCAGTTTCGGTGCTGATGCCGGCATTCAACGAGGAAACGACGATTCGCACCTCGGTGCGCTCGATGCTTCAACTGCAGTACCCCGAATTCGAAGTGGTGGTGATCAACGACGGTTCGAAGGACAACACCCTCGCCGTGCTGATCGAGGAGTTCGAACTGGTGCCGCATCCCGAGCCGCTGCGCCAGGCCGTTGCCCATCAGCCGGTGCAGGCGATCTACCGCTCACGGCGCTACGCCAATCTGCGGGTCATCGACAAAGCCAACGGCGGCAAGGCTGACGCACTGAATGCCGGTATCAATGCCGCGCGACACGGTTTGTTCTGCGGGGTAGATGCCGACTCGATCCTCCAGCGCGACAGTTTGTTGCGCGTTGTCCAACCCTTCCTCGAAGACGAACGTACGGTCGCCGCTGGCGGCACGGTCCGTATCGCCAACGGCTCGGAGGTGCGCGGCGGTTTTCTGATCCGTGCCGGACTGCCGAGCAACTGGCTGGCACGCTTTCAGATCGTTGAATACCTGCGAGCCTTTCTGTTCGGCCGCCTCGGCTGGTCACCGATGAACGCCGTGCTGATCATCTCCGGTGCCTTCGGGCTGTTCGACAAGGAGCGGGTCATGGCCGTCGGCGGCTACCGCACCGACACGGTGGGCGAGGACATGGAACTGGTGGTGCGGCTGCATCGCTATCACCGGGAAAAGCGCATTCCCTACCGCATCCGCTACCTGCCCGACCCGATCTGCTGGACCGAATGCCCGGAAGATCTCGGCACCCTCGGCCGTCAGCGCAGTCGCTGGCAACGCGGGCTGGCAGAGAGCCTGAGCCGCCACGCACGCCTCGCCTTCAGCCTGCGCGGCGGCACACCGGGCTGGCTGGCCTGGCCGTTCATGACGTTGTTCGAATGGATCGGACCGCTGATCGAACTGGTCGGCTACGGCTTCATGATTGGCGGGTTCGTGATGGGCGTGGTGTCGTACGCGGCGCTAGCGGCCTTCCTGCTGGTCGCCATCGGCATGGGGATCTTGCTGTCAGTCAACGGTCTGCTGCTGGAAACCATGTCGTTTCGCGTCTACGAACGTCGCCGCGACATGCTGCGGCTGTTTCTCATGGCCGTGCTGGAGAACTTCGGCTATCGCCAGCTGAACACGCTCTGGCGCTGCCGCGGACTATGGCAGTGGTTCTCGCGTCGCAAGCATCACTGGGGTGCGATGCGCCGCAGTGGGCGGTGGGGGCAAAGCTAG
- a CDS encoding aldehyde dehydrogenase, with product MTTLTLADWQQRARDLRIEGRAFIQGEYTEPTGGARFDCISPVDGRVLAQVASCDEADADRAVISARMAFESGVWSRLAPAKRKATMIRFANLIQANAEELALLETLDMGKPISDSLNVDMPGSANALRWSGEAIDKIYDEVAATPHDQLGLVTREPVGVVAAIVPWNFPLMMACWKLGPALATGNSVVLKPSEKSPLTAIRVAQLAIEAGIPPGVLNVLPGYGHTVGKALALHMDVDTLVFTGSTRVAKQLMIYAGESNMKRVWLEAGGKSPNIVFADAPDLEAAAKSAAGAIAFNQGEVCTAGSRLLVESSVKERFLPMVVEALKGWKPGNPLDPATNVGALVDTQQLDTVLGYIEAGRNDGAKVLIGGQRTMQDTGGLYVEPTIFDGVSNAMKIAREEIFGPVLSVITFDTAAEAVSIANDTPYGLAAAVWTADLSKAHLTAKALRAGSVWVNQYDGGDMTAPFGGFKQSGNGRDKSLHAFDKYTELKATWIKL from the coding sequence ATGACCACCCTGACTCTTGCCGATTGGCAACAGCGTGCCCGCGACCTGCGCATCGAAGGCCGCGCCTTCATCCAGGGCGAATACACCGAGCCCACCGGCGGCGCCCGCTTCGACTGCATCAGCCCGGTCGATGGGCGGGTGCTGGCGCAGGTGGCGAGCTGTGATGAGGCCGATGCGGATCGCGCCGTGATCAGCGCCCGTATGGCTTTCGAATCTGGCGTCTGGTCCCGCCTGGCGCCAGCCAAGCGCAAGGCGACCATGATTCGCTTCGCCAACCTGATCCAGGCCAACGCCGAGGAGTTGGCCTTGTTGGAAACCTTGGACATGGGCAAGCCGATCAGCGATTCGTTGAACGTCGACATGCCCGGCTCAGCCAATGCGCTGCGCTGGTCCGGCGAGGCGATCGACAAGATTTACGACGAAGTGGCCGCGACGCCGCACGATCAGCTGGGCCTGGTGACCCGCGAGCCGGTAGGTGTGGTAGCGGCGATCGTGCCTTGGAATTTCCCCCTGATGATGGCCTGCTGGAAGCTTGGCCCAGCGCTGGCCACAGGTAACTCGGTGGTCCTCAAGCCGTCGGAAAAATCCCCGCTCACCGCCATCCGCGTGGCGCAACTGGCGATCGAGGCGGGCATTCCGCCGGGCGTGCTCAACGTGCTGCCGGGCTACGGCCACACTGTGGGTAAGGCGCTGGCGCTGCACATGGACGTCGACACGCTGGTGTTCACCGGCTCCACACGGGTTGCCAAGCAGCTGATGATCTACGCTGGCGAGTCGAACATGAAGCGCGTCTGGCTGGAAGCGGGCGGCAAGAGCCCGAACATCGTCTTTGCTGACGCCCCGGACCTGGAGGCCGCAGCGAAGTCTGCGGCGGGCGCCATCGCCTTCAACCAGGGCGAAGTCTGCACCGCGGGCTCGCGGCTGTTGGTCGAAAGCTCGGTCAAGGAGCGCTTCCTGCCGATGGTGGTCGAGGCGCTCAAGGGCTGGAAGCCTGGTAACCCGTTGGATCCGGCCACCAATGTCGGCGCGCTGGTCGATACCCAGCAGCTCGACACCGTGCTCGGCTACATCGAAGCCGGTCGCAACGACGGTGCGAAGGTGCTGATCGGCGGGCAACGGACGATGCAGGACACTGGCGGGCTGTACGTCGAGCCGACTATTTTCGACGGCGTCAGCAATGCCATGAAGATCGCCCGCGAAGAAATCTTCGGACCGGTGCTGTCGGTGATCACCTTTGACACCGCAGCCGAGGCGGTGAGCATCGCCAACGACACGCCGTACGGCCTCGCCGCGGCCGTGTGGACGGCTGATCTGTCCAAGGCGCACCTGACCGCCAAGGCGTTACGGGCTGGCAGTGTCTGGGTCAACCAGTACGACGGCGGTGACATGACTGCGCCGTTCGGCGGCTTCAAGCAGTCCGGCAACGGCCGCGACAAGTCACTGCACGCCTTCGACAAGTACACCGAGCTGAAGGCCACCTGGATCAAGCTCTAA